The genomic interval GATAAAGGTTATATAAAAGGATCTCCTAATCTCCACCATCGTCACCTTTACTATTTTCTGATAACTCAAACTTAACTTTTTTGCAAACCCATTAAAGTTCTGAGTCTCAAGTTCAAATTTTGATTGAAGATTCAAGATGGGGTTTTTGGAATTAGGCTAATAAGACTAATGAAAATGTTGATGAGTCATTTTCTGTTTCTCAAGTATTGTCAAAACGTACACACAAATACAATCACCATCGTTCTGTCTCTCTgcacatatatattttcatttttctttccttttgttATGACACTTGGATTCTGAGCTGTCACTCTGCAGAGACCAGTGACACGTCCTCAGAGTTGGACAAACCATAAAGCATTTTCCTTTGGCAGAGACAAAGTTTCATCAATGGGTAATAAATAGGATATGAGAAGAAAAAGGAACAAAATTTACAATGCTTTTGGTGTGTAGTCAaaagttaaaaaagaaaaacgtACAGTCAACTCAACTCATCTCTTCTGTGtacttatatttatattaaattgccATTAATGAAGGTCCTAAGTTGAATACACaacacataataataaaaacttccTTGTTAATGCTAACCAGATAATATTTCCTTGTAATCAGAAAAAGGTTTGATTTTTTCTTGGATAATTAActactaaattttttgtttagtGTGAATTCTTATTACAATTTCTTAGTCAATTTTTGTACTCGAAAACATAtgctgaaatatatttttttttttatgatagtgttcgttatgcttacaatatcatttttgtaaatttttaaaaaatttcgaatactTTACAGTGCTAAAAATTCGTTTGAAGTTCTTTGAATACACGTAATATGTTGGAATATCAAGAACTCTATTTTCGGCAcgataaaatattcaaaaattttcaaaattttatagaaatgatattgtaactataacaaataccgttatgaaaaatatttaaaaaaaaatattctaacatgTGATTTAATACATTGAAATTAGTTAAAAGATTGTAATAGAAAGTTGTAATTAGcacaatttaatttttatacacttaatctttttcatttttctattaaatattaataagaaTTATCACTGTGAACACATGTGTACACATGAaagtaaaactttaaatttaataaaaacatGTAATGTATATAAGTGTacacaataataatttaattaatatttaacggTGAAATTTAACTGACTCAAATttacaaacaaaaataaattaaaggaattattgcaacaaaaaaattcaaaaaattaaatgtataaaattagaatataaGATGGTTTTACCTAATTCTTTATACTTATTACTTATTAGTATCAATTTGGCAGTAGTAAGAATATGATGCCAAATAAAGTGTTTTACTTTTGGGACTAAAATGGATTGTAGTAGATGAGTTTTGTATCAGGAATTTTATCTCTTTTATTGTGAATTATTATTGGAATAATTAGTAGGATGATATGACCAGATTCCACACCATTTATtaaaacttatttattttttttattttaatattattattgagaTGTCCATATTCCCCCAAAATAGCTTCTGATGTGAAACTATAAGTTATTTTACAatacaacaaaagaaagaaattgTCTTGATCTTGGATTTGTTTTGAGTCATTTCATTGAAAATTGAATAAACTAGCTTtcattactttttctttttttgagttTTGTTATATTTCTTTTAAGGCCTTGTTTTCCAAGGAAGCATTGAAAGTGTTCATTCCATTGTCCCCACTACAACTTTTCCACCTTTAGTTTTTTCCTATTCCTAAGCTTGAACCCAATAAATATGTATGCAtattatcaaaatgaacaagcttttgaaaattggaaaagagaaaaaaaaaacccattatGTAAAGAAAAAGTACTTCAATCAAGAAATTGGAGAGTCTATAATATATGAGTTGGGTTTGGTTGGTGATGTCATAATGATTATAAAGGGTTAGTCTCAAGAAGTTTTTGATCAAAGAAATAAATGATTTGACTATAATCTCATGTGCATTAATACAATTATCATTCACATATATAATAAGATAAATGTTAAAGTGTAGCAGTGGTGCTTAGTATCTTTTTATGTgtcaatattattattggtcTAATTAAATATTGGGTTTcgtatagtttaatataataatttttagggaGTATTCAATCACAACgtgacatgtcgagaaggtgctaggcactactggtgcctaatagcaatgcacATGTGAAAAGGGTACCAATTAATTAAGTATGATTATGGCTTCCAATTCATTCATTATGTCCAATCCACTcttattgaatatttttttcttttcaagtgTCATATAGAATGTTGGTGGAGTCATCTTTAAGCATACATTGATTTTGTACCATATTAAACAATACTACTAAAACACAAGAACCCAACAAGGATTTGATTAGTTATATGTAATCCTTTTGTGAAGGATTTGGTTGATTGGTCCTAAATGATTGACTATTCACAGCCATTTGagatcattttatttttttgggttAGCTTAAAATCAACTTACACACCTCTCTAATGAATTAATCTTAGAGCAAATTTTCTGGGCAACCATCCTCAATAGaagatttaaaatttgttaaatttagcacaaaaaaaaaattatattatatatgactCATTATTTATAATTGTGATTCAATGCACAATATgtgaaataagaaaaaaataattaatcatattgatggttattaaaaatatataaaaaaatattatttttttattatttaaataatagtaatataaaaaataaaagtataaaacttagtaaaatttaatgaattgtaataattactaaaattatattaaataaagtaACATTTATTGTAGGCTAAATTTAACacaatattatattttgtacTAAATTTGATACAATTTTTAGCATGTGTTAAATTTAGAATACTTTTTAAAACACAATttaagtagttttttttttttttaatgtactaaaatataacaatactctatttttttttcacttcattAGGATGCTCTAACGCAAAACACTATTTGGAAATTTGGATAATTAAAGGAAGATACTCATATTAATAAATATGGGTGTATAGGGAGTCGTTTCTAATTAGCTTAAACCGAGAAAAAGGAAGAACTTCCTTAAAAGCAGAGCAATCAGACTATAATTTAACCAAGCTAATTGATCCCATAGcctaagtgaaaatactaaataaagaaataaatttaatCTAATTGCATCAATAGCGATATAACACACCTACTACTCTTAAACTCTTAAAGAAAGATGAAGATTTGCTTGGATGGTAATATAGTTATATACATATGATGCTACCAATAGAATATGCTAAGCTTTACCAATATTATCATGTAGATAATGAATCAAAGATGTAAACACAAAACATGCATAGCTCGTCCATAATTTCTcacaaatttgttaatttccaTAATAACAAGATGTAGTAGCAATACCAACACTTTCGATTCTCTCTTCCGCGAAAATTTTCGTTCTCAGCTTTTTCTTATCTCACTTTCATGATGAAACAAAAAATCCATCCAAACATATGCCCTTAAAGAGTTGTGCAAAGCAAGTGTGCAAGTTTAATTTGAAAGAAACAAAGCAATACTATTTTTCTCTAtttgttggaaaaaaaaaattaggatcATTTCACTTCAAATCAGTCTTATCAGTAAAACAAGACAACAAAGAGCACATTAAATTAAACATACTGCAGTTGCAGCATACAACAAAGAGCACAATGTTGCCAGGAGGAAAGAATAAACTAAGTGCATTGAACAAGCACAGCActagtaattttttttcactaATTTAGGCACTTAAATATCCATGGATGTAAGTATCTTTCTCTTCAGCAGGGTTGGTTTCTAGGAACGTACCCGTCACGATTGATCTCTCAAGGTAAATTCTTCCAAGGGGTGAAAGTATGAAGTTCTTACTGACCACTGTTACGAGATTGCAGCCTCTTCCGTTCGAACTCAACCTAGAAAGTTTGAATACGTCAGTAAAAAACCTtgcatgtgtgtgtgtgtgtaagaTTAATTATCAGACTAATAATTTTCTATCTCTTTCTAGTGTCTCACCACTTTCTTCACCCGATCTTTGGCAGCAGCAGTTCCTCCACTAACACACTCGGGAAGATATGGACTGCACACACGCACCTCATTCATCACAACTATAGCAGTCTTGTCCCAGCGAACCGGAAGCCTGATATCAACCACAACCAGTCAGAAAAACCAACATAGTTAACTTTAGGCATCACCCACTCTGCAGATTCTTTTGTCAAAAACCAAGAACAAATTCAACATATTGTACCTTAAATTTGCATTTCAAGCACTGTCAAAAAAGgtttaaattaaaaacaagaaataGAAATGATATTTTTAAGCATCCCTGCATGCACAGAAATATATTGGTCAACCGGTTTTTGCTCGTGTACGAGTAAAACATAAAGACAAAGCCTAAACTATATCTCAAGTCCAGTCAATTGCCTCAATAACACAAATTCCATACATTATGATTATACATAGTATTATGCTATAAATTTATTGTACTGTAGAATAAAGTGCATAAATGCAAGACCGTATCTTCTTCtaaaaaggactttacatgtCTTCATAAGGGGAAACCAAGATCCTTAAACATCAAATGCTAAGGAGCTAAGATACTTTCTAAATCAATCAAGTACAACACTATCATAAGCTACAAATAAACCACTCCATGAATTCGTATCTTTTATAGATCTTTTAGCTTTAAGAGACCAACAGATGAGTTGCCTACATTAATGAAGTAGGCCAAAATCCATTCTAAATTTCAAATCTACTACGAGCTTTAAGCATCAAACTTGGCCACCAATTTGTCAATTAACCAAATCAATCCAGCTTATATCTTATATTATGTTCTCTAGATGAATTTAATTCCTCATTCCAATAAAAtctacatttatatataaagcTGGTGCATCATGAACAATGAACtacaataaatacataaatttacatttCTAAACTGAATAAAAACAACCATAGTTGATATCCCAACaaagaaagaagagaagagCTCACGTTTTAGATAATGCATCAAAAATACTCTGTGCCTCACTGGTGACACCAACTCCTATTCTCTCAGCCTCAACCTCTGCTTGTCTGCAATTAATCtcaccatgttcccaaaatcaaaaattaaaacttcaCTGTCAAGATGGGCAATAAAAGCAAAACCCTCAAAAGGGTTAAGGAAATACCTAATGGCCGATTCCTCTCTGGCTTGAAGGCTATTCAAATCGATGTAACACTTCTTTAGATCAAGTGGGTCTTCGGCTTGACCCAATAAAGTAAACTCTTTAATATAGTTTGCCTTTAGTAGCCTTATGTTGCGCCGTGACCCTGCTTTGGAACCCTCTTGTAAGAGACCGATCAGAACAAAAAAAGTTAAGGATCGTACTCTCTGAAACCCCAAAAagtctacttttttttttctagggctagcaaaaaaaaaaaattaagaaatcaaaatcaaaattggAAGTAATTAAGGATATGAAGGACGAGGATGTTGGAGGGGCGGTCGAAGGTGATGACGTAAGCCTGAAATTCGTCGCCTAAGGTTGTCTTGATGGAGAGGAAGCAACCCACGGCGAAGTCCTCGGCGTTGCTACCTTCCATGGCTGCTCCTTTGGTGTACAGCTCTGCAGCTATTCCGCGCCTTATTGAATCATTTTCTACGGTCGTCTTTGGGCTTGGATTGGGCTTTGGGCCTTAAAGAAATCAGGTTATTTGGGCCTAACTGAAGACCATCGCTggaataagtttaaaaatacctttttttatccattaattaaaaataccatcatattagattttattaaaatatacccactttttTGAGTGTGTTACCCAATATACCCTCACTCCCTACTTAAATttagcatataatttacattaacctaAGGGATCTACTAgggacatcatctataaaagtgggtatatcttaaaaaatataaaaatagaggtaaaaattaaaacatgtaAAATAAAGTGGTTATACAATATAATTTCCTCACGCTTCTCTAAAAAAGCCCAACTATaataatcaaagaatttttactgtaactgaaaaataattacagaaataTAATAGAGAATATAACCTTAATTATCTAAATAATTGTAGAACTACCTGATTTTCTATCATTTACTTTGAAATTGGTATCTCACAAATTATTAATTCACATCCTATTATCACAAGAACTAGACCAATTGGtagaaaaaaagtaaaaatttgtGTATGAGTTAATTTAAGGGTGTATTATGAACTCTAATATGTTAATAACatatttagtattatttttattattattatatattctaATAACATATTATGAACGCCTATTAGAATGTGGATTATATGGATTATAGAGAATATACTttgaatctttattcacattttattttgggaatttttagtttttattatgaACATGAGGTTTGATGAataaattttagtaattatttggttttgaattgatttttgtactttaaatttagaattaatgCCTTTTCTTTTAAGTGCTATgtttaattttcataaataaatatagtagaaaaaataactatataAAATTTGGATTAAAAAaagggcattttacaattttgtatacattagcaaaaaaacttattatcattttctcatacacttttatatataattaaaaactttttttcaatttttattataatatatatatggtaataattattgattagtatatatatggtaatattggttatgtttatttttatgtttacaattataataaacatactaataatataaaacattttatatatgtgtttattggctatgtttatttttatgtttacaattataataaacatactaataatataaaatattttatatatgtatttattttattttctattaattaaacatactaatttaataaacaaaataataatattcacataagtttattatatcactctacgtgtgttatgtttatttttttagtaattttttagaaaataaataatatatatataaaaaattgtttatctttatctttttctttgtttattaattgtgtcgtgtttattttttttaattaaataatttttggaatttataaagttatgcttgtttatttattttttgatgtaagaattatacttcaataaaaaacttgttcactaactcattagaaaataatcaatatatagaaacaatagaaagaaaatatacttattttagtatagtataaattgactatgtctatttttatgtttacaattataataaacatactaataatataaaatactttgtatatatatgtttattttattttctatttattaaacatactactttaataaacaaaataataatattcacatatgtttattatatcactctacgtgtcatgtttatttttagtaattttaagtattgatttatatttatatacattaatgtttataattttgatattgtattttattaaaacaaatcttattaaattataataattcatactaaaatagataataaacatttatcttttaataaaaaaatatttaacttgtttatttttataaaaccgtttaattaattttacgaaattgtttattttgaggtttaataaacatattaaaaatgtatggtttcatgtaataagttttcaaaatgtataaatttttaaaataatttttttttgcacattttttgtaattattttatttttgttgtacatttatgaaaaaagcccttaaaaaaaataaccggGTCAACCCGTCCAAACCCCGAATGCGCAAATTTGTAAATCCGCAACACGTGAACGGATGGGTATGGGTTTATTTTTTTCACCCAAAACTTATGAACCTAAAACCATCCAACTCAAAACCCAATCCACCTGTCCGATATTCAATCTTATTACCATGCACTTCAAGAAAACAAGTGGTAgtaaatgaatataaaaaatataaaatttagtatcAAAGATTTTAAAAACATATATTTAGAGAAAGTTGTATGCAACtgtaaattttccaaacaatTGAATGTCTTTCATAATTTGATTACTTGAGTTTGtcttgttttgttttattttttagaagAGAAGGAGAAGTAGTCATGAAAAGTCATATTCTTGTTGTCATTAATACAATACTAGATAacgatgttgttgttgttattgttgtgGATGGGATGGGTTGCTTTCAATGTAGAATTTTGTAGCAACAAAATCAAGTTTGTCCTCTTTAGTCACCACAGACAGAGCCATATATTAATTCATTCACTCCATCTTTGTGTGGGCCCAAAATTATAAGCTGGCCCATCTGCAATAATAGCCCATTCTCTAATCCTTACAATCTGACCTGACCTGAGGTGACCAGGCTTCCTGCATTGCATGCTTATGCACCTGTCACCCTCTTACAATCTATACTCTTATTATAAGAAATTACATGGTATACCCACtttactttatttgttttaatttttacctctatttttatatcttttaagatatccACTTTTATTAATGATGTCTTCATTAGATCCCTTAAGTTAATGTAAAATATATGCTAGACTTAAGTAGAGAGTAAGGGTATAATAGGCAATCCACTCAAGAAAGTAAAAAAGtaggtatattttattaaaataaaatataaaagtattttGATTAATAGATACTGACATTTTTTAACATATCccctcttattattattttatttaacgacaaaattatataaattttaggaTTATTAGCggctaaacaacttaaattggtaGTTGATCTCCTACTGTCAAGTGGATATTGGGATGTCCACAAACTGAATAGTCTTTTTGAACAGGAGACTGTTTCTGCAATCTTGAAAGGTGGTAAGCCCTCGGGACAAGGTAAGGATAAATGGATTTGGACCTTGGAAAGCAACGGGCAGTTCTCGTGTAAATCGACTTATCTGAACCAGGCCTTGGATAGAGCTCCTCATTGTGTTGTTGCTCCGGCACTTTAGAATAAGCTTTGGAATAGTAAAATCTTGGCGCGCCATAAAGTTCTCTGGTGGTGTATCCTTTCTAATGCGCTCCCTATGAGATCAGTTATTAGAAGAAGGTTTCAGATTGAGAACTCAAACTGCCATTTGTGCGGGTTGAGGGAGGAATCTATTGAACATTTATTTCTCTCCTGTTAGGTGGCGCAACACTTATGGCGTTCTTCACCTTGGGGTATTTACTCTGTGTGCGATACTGGTATTCGTGTTTGGGATTGGATTAAATTTATATGGGATCTTAGACATAAGGGGATCCG from Cannabis sativa cultivar Pink pepper isolate KNU-18-1 chromosome 4, ASM2916894v1, whole genome shotgun sequence carries:
- the LOC115714856 gene encoding uncharacterized protein LOC115714856 — translated: MEGSNAEDFAVGCFLSIKTTLGDEFQAYVITFDRPSNILVLQEGSKAGSRRNIRLLKANYIKEFTLLGQAEDPLDLKKCYIDLNSLQAREESAIRQAEVEAERIGVGVTSEAQSIFDALSKTLPVRWDKTAIVVMNEVRVCSPYLPECVSGGTAAAKDRVKKVVEFERKRLQSRNSGQ